From Xylanibacter oryzae DSM 17970, a single genomic window includes:
- a CDS encoding DoxX family protein, translating to MKLSKDFMRDNDLGLLVLRVSTGGLMLFHGFSKLIDGVGPIGDMLASMGLPSFIAYGTLLVELVAAMFIVLGLWTRAAAVAMVVNMIIAILMVHTGDIFSLTPQGGWAIELPMLYLLPALALALTGGGCYAMTRNNIFS from the coding sequence ATGAAATTGAGTAAAGATTTTATGAGAGACAATGATTTAGGACTTCTAGTTCTGCGTGTGTCAACTGGAGGATTGATGCTTTTCCATGGATTCTCCAAATTAATAGATGGTGTTGGACCTATCGGTGATATGCTTGCTTCAATGGGATTACCTTCATTTATAGCTTATGGAACACTGCTAGTAGAACTTGTAGCCGCCATGTTTATTGTATTGGGATTATGGACTCGTGCTGCTGCCGTAGCAATGGTAGTAAATATGATTATTGCTATACTGATGGTACACACCGGTGATATTTTCTCTCTAACACCTCAAGGCGGTTGGGCAATCGAATTGCCAATGCTATATCTGTTACCGGCACTTGCTCTAGCATTAACAGGAGGAGGATGTTATGCCATGACACGAAATAATATATTTTCATGA
- a CDS encoding two-component regulator propeller domain-containing protein: MKRLFFFFISMFVYISAFAQFAFVDRCNMSYLNMLSGLPSNFVDDIYSDSFGFIWISTHGGGLVRYDGFSYRYFGVGSDGMSLKSNTCHNVVEDRFHRLWISFEECTEVLDLKTMHSLVPKSKNDELRRIMNQMSVRVYCDSKGYIWIVRRNDICRVEFDESGDVKDIIKFGYKNNTPDIAIADINNDGSVWAAIDGGLYRLVVSNHKIVRMDISKTFKDLPGVYVTSILTYRGSIWIGTNIGLMRYNMLNRQVKVYKNTIGQKALSHSYISALALSADNHLLIGTLCGVDMYNPETDDFSHWNMSSKINPLSSNFINCLYSLNGLLWVGTETGGIVKLAPRQLILENFRHTDDATSLSPNALNAMYVEPNGTLWAGTVEGGLNRMERGHGSFTHFTTANSALSHNSVSTLAVDGKCRLWVGTWAGGLNLVDLHTHSSVSRLNVPQKYKSLLNFIGALAYDKYNNIMWIGSNDGIFAYDLNTNTMFEPFKGNRDIRGSIGSIVDRYGYLWIGCVTGVVKINLKSPGRRLHRFNYVHITNKLDDPNSGIIDKLCAFCQTRNGTLWLGSNGYGLYKRIIDKDGHETFKAYTLRDGLANNSVKGIVEDNNGMLWITTENGLSQFNPKTETFTNYSANDGLLSSQFYWNSAVKSSDGIIYLGSDKGLTILKGDNSDAIYKGHLRFTRLMVGNEEVNAGSRFIDEDIALAQKINIREGDKSLSIDFSSLNYGNENRGGYCYRMKGFEDDWIPLKPGEHGVRYTSLPSGSYKFEVKYSSAVTNGKGEVISIDVNVAPYFWKSWWFVSILLLAFTVLAKYLYEWRITEMRRREAEKLMRPIEEAIRDSDEPNKLQSRIEDILNNQRKLNESKIKSFEADKEELKLKNKPFIDEVIAILEKNYMNSEFGVGELADEIGMSRAVLSRKLFANTGLPTSQFIRNYRLGIAKDIIIKNPGNRNITEIAYKVGFNDPKYFTRCFTRQYGSSPTTYKSE, from the coding sequence ATGAAACGCTTATTTTTCTTTTTTATTTCGATGTTTGTTTATATATCTGCGTTTGCACAGTTTGCTTTCGTTGATAGATGCAATATGTCTTATCTAAATATGCTGAGCGGGCTTCCAAGTAATTTTGTTGACGATATATACAGTGACAGTTTCGGCTTTATATGGATTTCCACTCATGGTGGTGGGTTGGTGAGGTATGACGGGTTCTCATATCGTTATTTTGGAGTTGGCAGTGATGGAATGTCGCTTAAGAGCAACACTTGTCATAACGTTGTTGAAGACAGGTTTCATCGCCTTTGGATCAGTTTTGAGGAATGCACAGAAGTGCTAGACCTTAAAACCATGCATTCGCTTGTACCGAAGAGTAAAAATGATGAACTCAGGCGCATAATGAACCAAATGTCAGTAAGGGTGTATTGTGACAGTAAGGGATATATTTGGATCGTAAGAAGAAATGATATATGCAGGGTGGAATTTGATGAATCTGGAGATGTAAAAGATATTATAAAATTTGGATATAAAAATAATACTCCTGATATTGCCATTGCCGATATAAATAATGATGGTTCTGTGTGGGCTGCCATTGATGGAGGACTATATAGACTTGTTGTATCGAATCATAAGATTGTGCGCATGGATATTTCGAAAACATTCAAAGATCTTCCTGGAGTATATGTCACGTCTATTTTGACTTATCGAGGCAGTATATGGATAGGTACAAATATTGGACTGATGAGATATAACATGCTCAACAGACAAGTTAAGGTATATAAAAACACAATAGGGCAGAAGGCTCTTTCTCATTCTTATATATCTGCATTAGCATTGTCGGCCGATAATCATTTACTTATCGGGACGCTTTGCGGTGTAGACATGTATAATCCTGAAACTGATGATTTCTCGCATTGGAACATGTCAAGCAAGATTAATCCGCTGAGCAGTAATTTCATTAATTGTCTCTATTCGCTAAATGGATTGTTATGGGTGGGAACAGAGACCGGTGGTATAGTGAAACTTGCTCCAAGACAGTTGATACTGGAAAACTTTAGACATACTGATGATGCGACGAGTCTGTCTCCAAATGCTTTAAATGCAATGTATGTTGAACCAAATGGTACACTTTGGGCAGGAACTGTTGAAGGTGGATTGAACAGAATGGAAAGAGGACATGGCTCTTTTACGCATTTCACGACTGCTAATTCTGCATTATCCCACAACAGTGTATCAACTCTTGCCGTTGATGGAAAGTGTAGATTGTGGGTTGGTACATGGGCTGGTGGCCTTAATCTTGTTGACCTACATACTCATAGTAGCGTTTCACGTCTTAATGTACCGCAGAAATATAAATCATTGCTGAACTTTATCGGAGCTTTGGCTTATGATAAGTATAATAATATAATGTGGATAGGCAGCAATGACGGTATATTCGCTTATGACCTGAACACTAACACTATGTTTGAACCTTTTAAAGGGAATCGTGATATACGAGGCTCTATTGGCTCTATAGTTGACAGATATGGATATCTGTGGATAGGATGTGTGACCGGTGTCGTTAAAATCAATCTGAAGTCACCTGGAAGACGCTTGCATAGATTTAATTATGTGCATATCACTAATAAACTTGATGATCCCAATAGTGGTATAATAGATAAGCTTTGTGCTTTCTGTCAGACTCGTAATGGTACGCTGTGGTTGGGTAGCAATGGATACGGACTCTACAAGCGCATAATAGACAAGGACGGGCATGAGACTTTCAAGGCATATACTCTAAGGGATGGATTGGCAAATAATTCCGTGAAGGGTATTGTCGAGGATAATAATGGCATGTTGTGGATAACTACGGAAAACGGTCTTTCGCAGTTTAATCCGAAAACAGAAACGTTTACAAATTATTCAGCAAATGACGGACTATTATCTTCACAGTTCTATTGGAACTCGGCAGTGAAATCGTCAGATGGAATAATTTATCTTGGAAGTGACAAGGGACTTACGATATTGAAGGGCGATAACTCTGATGCTATTTATAAGGGACATTTAAGATTTACCAGACTTATGGTGGGCAATGAAGAAGTAAATGCCGGAAGTCGTTTCATAGATGAGGATATAGCCCTTGCGCAAAAAATAAACATTAGAGAGGGAGATAAGTCTTTGTCAATTGATTTTTCTTCGCTCAACTATGGTAATGAGAACCGTGGAGGTTACTGTTATCGCATGAAGGGATTTGAGGATGATTGGATTCCGTTGAAGCCAGGGGAGCATGGTGTGAGGTATACAAGTCTGCCCTCTGGAAGTTATAAGTTTGAAGTGAAATATTCTTCTGCTGTTACAAATGGTAAAGGAGAAGTTATTTCGATAGATGTAAATGTGGCTCCATATTTTTGGAAGAGCTGGTGGTTTGTTTCAATATTGCTGTTGGCATTCACAGTACTAGCCAAGTATCTTTATGAATGGCGCATAACAGAAATGCGCCGACGTGAGGCAGAAAAACTAATGCGCCCGATAGAGGAAGCCATAAGGGATAGTGACGAACCTAATAAGTTGCAGTCACGTATAGAGGATATCCTTAACAATCAGCGCAAATTAAATGAAAGTAAGATAAAGAGTTTTGAGGCAGACAAGGAAGAGTTGAAACTGAAAAATAAACCGTTTATTGACGAGGTGATTGCTATTTTGGAAAAGAATTATATGAATTCCGAATTTGGTGTTGGTGAACTTGCTGATGAAATAGGGATGAGTAGGGCTGTGCTTAGTCGTAAGTTATTTGCCAATACCGGACTTCCTACAAGTCAGTTTATCCGTAATTATCGTCTAGGAATAGCCAAGGATATAATAATAAAAAATCCTGGTAACAGGAACATCACTGAAATAGCATATAAAGTAGGTTTTAATGACCCTAAGTATTTCACCAGATGTTTTACACGTCAGTATGGTTCATCGCCAACTACCTACAAGAGTGAATAA
- a CDS encoding fructose bisphosphate aldolase → MNAIQLKQMTSAKGFIAALDQSGGSTPKALKGYGVNEDAWTTDEEMFQLVHQMRTRVIKAPAFKGDRIIASILFENTMNRKIDDKYTADYLWEEKKVVPILKIDKGLADLENGVQVMKPMPDLDDLLEQAQKRHIFGTKMRSVIKEANEEGIKKVVDQQFEIAKRIIAYDLVPIIEPEVDIHAPEKTKCEELLKKYIKEELKALGKDQKVIFKLTIPSIDNFYADLMKDPHVVRVVALSGGYSQDEACEKLTHNHGMIASFSRALLQDLSISQSDADFNKMLEDSIEKIYQASIL, encoded by the coding sequence ATGAATGCAATTCAATTAAAACAAATGACATCCGCAAAAGGATTCATTGCAGCACTAGATCAGAGTGGTGGCAGTACGCCAAAAGCCTTGAAGGGATATGGCGTTAATGAAGATGCGTGGACTACTGATGAAGAAATGTTCCAGCTTGTCCATCAGATGCGTACTAGGGTCATCAAGGCACCAGCCTTCAAAGGTGACAGAATCATCGCATCCATTTTGTTTGAGAACACGATGAACCGTAAGATTGACGATAAATATACCGCAGATTACCTTTGGGAAGAAAAGAAGGTAGTTCCTATCCTGAAAATAGATAAGGGACTAGCTGATTTGGAAAACGGTGTACAGGTAATGAAACCGATGCCTGATTTGGATGACCTACTGGAACAGGCACAGAAGAGACATATTTTTGGTACAAAGATGCGTTCTGTAATCAAGGAGGCAAATGAAGAAGGTATTAAAAAAGTTGTTGACCAGCAGTTTGAAATTGCCAAAAGAATCATTGCCTACGATCTTGTTCCTATCATCGAACCGGAAGTAGACATTCATGCTCCGGAAAAGACAAAATGTGAAGAACTCCTTAAAAAATATATAAAAGAGGAGCTGAAAGCGTTAGGTAAGGACCAGAAAGTAATATTCAAGTTAACCATTCCGAGCATTGACAACTTCTATGCTGACTTGATGAAAGATCCCCATGTTGTACGTGTTGTTGCGTTGTCCGGCGGATATTCACAAGATGAGGCCTGCGAAAAGCTAACACATAATCACGGAATGATCGCCAGCTTCTCCAGAGCCCTGCTGCAAGATTTAAGTATCAGCCAGTCTGATGCAGACTTTAATAAGATGCTGGAAGACTCTATTGAGAAAATATATCAGGCCTCGATACTGTAA
- the gpmA gene encoding 2,3-diphosphoglycerate-dependent phosphoglycerate mutase: MKKIVLIRHGQSQWNKENRFTGWTNVDLSPQGIEEAENAGTLLKKEGYSFDVAYTSYLKRAVKTLNCVLDKMDEDWIPVFKSWRLNEKHYGFLQGMNKSETAEKYGDKQVHIWRRSFEIAPQPLAEDDLDNPRHDPRYASVPPEYIPNTESLKDTIERVMPYWECEIFPHLMKVDNILVVAHGNSLRGIVKHLKGISDEAISDMNIPTAVPYVFEFDDNLKIVRDFYLGNPEEIKRKQEAVARQGLAK, translated from the coding sequence ATGAAAAAAATAGTACTTATCAGACACGGCCAAAGCCAGTGGAACAAAGAAAACCGGTTTACAGGTTGGACAAATGTAGACTTGTCTCCTCAAGGTATTGAAGAGGCTGAAAATGCAGGAACTCTTTTAAAAAAAGAAGGCTATTCTTTCGATGTTGCTTACACCTCTTATTTAAAGAGAGCTGTAAAAACACTCAACTGTGTCCTTGATAAAATGGATGAAGACTGGATCCCTGTCTTTAAATCATGGAGACTGAACGAAAAGCACTACGGTTTCCTTCAAGGAATGAACAAGAGCGAAACCGCTGAAAAATATGGAGACAAACAGGTTCATATATGGCGCAGAAGTTTTGAGATAGCTCCCCAGCCTCTGGCAGAAGACGATTTGGATAATCCGCGGCACGACCCACGTTATGCCTCTGTTCCTCCTGAATATATTCCAAACACGGAATCCCTGAAAGACACGATAGAAAGAGTTATGCCTTACTGGGAGTGTGAAATTTTTCCTCATCTGATGAAGGTTGACAATATACTGGTCGTCGCCCATGGCAATAGTCTGCGGGGCATCGTGAAGCATCTAAAAGGTATTTCTGATGAAGCGATCAGTGATATGAATATTCCGACAGCAGTTCCTTATGTCTTTGAGTTTGATGACAACCTAAAAATTGTCCGTGACTTCTACTTGGGAAATCCGGAAGAAATCAAGCGCAAACAGGAAGCTGTTGCCAGACAAGGACTGGCAAAATAA
- a CDS encoding SusC/RagA family TonB-linked outer membrane protein yields the protein MRKHLFSVMLVLSFMGGLTISPLPMLASVTQTETIHVKSRVVDQDGQPLIGATVKAKGSNVGTVTDLDGNFQLNVPANSVLLVSYVGYKGSEVAVRGRAIIDQIQLTPNDLMLNQVVVVGYGTQKKADLTGSVSIVNAEEMKKVSNSNISTMLEGKVPGVQITTDGQPGADPTVRVRGIGSFGSTAPLYVIDGVPMGTSIRDFSPNDIATIQVLKDASAGAIYGSRAANGVIIITTKNGKKDQPLKVGYSGYFGIDKISSGVYDVMNADQYSNYLGQACANSKTALPGGYSLDASTGKYHFMDNTNTDWFNEVFKTGIRQNHSVNFSGGSASSTYNVALDYFQQKGTLEGAGPNYERYNARANNTFETKFIKFRTSAVYSHSKQDNMGLSNSSEYVQGLYGDVTNVLRGTLLMQPTIKAYDSSTWVLDDKVGSASNYNYDAYGYGVYYDNIHGDISASNPLLVNNLLKRNTIVDRFVGTGSADVDLLKMIGLDSKNHHLNYKINLSYSTTHAKDNTWISAWIQSNRVYLDKSNERLTKGERTYNDALIENTLTYDGTIGLHNINLVLGQTYEEENTNTLTGWGVNFSEPYFLQLQNAAKTYSSSYEYKHALASYLARLNYNYDEKYLISAIIRRDGSSRLSKNIRWGTFPSVSLGWRFDKEKFFPISRDIVNMFKVRASYGVLGNENIGEYQYMATMNRNNMTYSFNNTPVTGSAISTYVNDNIAWEKKKTTNIGIDLAMFNNRVEFTAEWYKNRSEDLLYGVPVPTQAGVSNTSVTMNAASMDNSGFEFSVTYRNHDNPLKYDISANLSTLKNKVTSLGFGTNSYITGAYATYVGHEVGQFYGWVYEGIARTQADLDNHATQQGANIGDCLYKDVSGPDGKPDGKIDAYDQVVLGSGLPKINFGLSARLEYKNFDLSISTYGALNYHVSDDIYNSLNSCYGWGNKDVSILKANQYSSDGQTYISDVPRTYVTNNASLAWNDIFSSRKIQNAAYWKIANIELGYNLPDKWFKGMISGARAYISAQNIYTFTGYHGYNVDYAGGTFTPGYNFCSFPTPHTYMCGVQFTF from the coding sequence ATGAGAAAACATTTATTCTCAGTGATGCTTGTTCTGAGTTTTATGGGAGGTCTTACAATAAGCCCTTTACCCATGCTCGCTTCAGTAACACAGACAGAGACCATTCATGTAAAAAGTCGTGTTGTAGACCAAGATGGACAACCTCTTATTGGTGCAACAGTCAAGGCTAAAGGTTCCAATGTAGGAACTGTGACTGATCTTGATGGTAATTTCCAACTAAATGTTCCGGCTAACTCTGTTTTGTTAGTCAGCTATGTTGGTTATAAAGGTAGCGAGGTTGCCGTACGTGGGCGCGCAATCATTGATCAGATTCAACTCACCCCTAACGACTTGATGCTTAATCAGGTTGTTGTTGTCGGTTACGGAACACAGAAGAAAGCTGACCTGACAGGTTCCGTTTCTATTGTAAATGCAGAAGAGATGAAGAAGGTGTCAAACTCTAACATCTCTACTATGCTTGAAGGTAAGGTACCTGGTGTCCAGATTACTACAGATGGTCAGCCTGGTGCTGATCCTACAGTAAGAGTGCGTGGTATCGGTTCGTTTGGAAGTACAGCACCTCTATATGTTATAGATGGTGTGCCTATGGGTACTTCTATCCGTGACTTTTCACCTAATGACATCGCCACAATACAAGTGCTTAAGGATGCCTCTGCCGGTGCTATTTATGGTTCACGTGCTGCAAACGGTGTGATTATCATTACTACAAAGAACGGTAAAAAAGACCAACCCTTGAAGGTGGGCTACTCCGGCTATTTTGGTATTGATAAAATTTCAAGTGGTGTTTACGATGTAATGAATGCTGATCAATATAGTAATTACCTTGGTCAGGCTTGCGCAAACTCTAAAACGGCTTTACCTGGAGGTTACAGCCTTGATGCCAGTACAGGTAAATATCATTTTATGGATAATACCAACACAGATTGGTTCAATGAGGTATTTAAAACCGGTATCAGACAGAATCATAGTGTAAACTTCAGTGGTGGTAGTGCTAGCAGTACTTATAATGTAGCTCTTGACTACTTCCAGCAGAAGGGTACGCTTGAAGGTGCCGGTCCTAACTACGAGCGTTATAATGCACGTGCCAACAATACTTTCGAAACTAAATTTATTAAGTTCCGTACCAGTGCGGTTTACTCACACTCAAAACAAGACAATATGGGACTTTCTAATTCTTCAGAGTATGTTCAGGGACTTTATGGTGATGTTACCAACGTACTGCGTGGAACGTTGTTGATGCAACCTACTATTAAGGCTTATGACTCATCTACATGGGTACTTGACGATAAGGTTGGTTCTGCTAGCAATTATAATTATGATGCATACGGCTATGGTGTATATTATGACAATATACATGGTGATATATCAGCGTCCAATCCTTTGTTGGTAAACAATCTGCTTAAACGTAATACTATCGTAGATCGCTTTGTAGGTACCGGTTCTGCAGATGTTGACTTATTAAAGATGATAGGCTTAGACAGTAAAAACCACCACCTCAATTACAAGATTAATCTTTCATATAGTACTACACACGCCAAGGACAATACTTGGATATCTGCATGGATTCAGAGTAACCGTGTGTACTTAGACAAGAGCAATGAGCGTCTTACAAAAGGTGAGCGTACATACAACGATGCGTTGATTGAGAATACCCTTACTTACGATGGTACAATCGGACTACACAACATCAATCTTGTTTTAGGCCAGACATACGAAGAGGAGAATACCAATACACTTACAGGCTGGGGTGTTAACTTCTCTGAACCTTATTTCTTGCAGCTTCAGAATGCAGCCAAAACATATTCTTCATCTTACGAATATAAGCATGCATTGGCTTCTTATCTTGCTCGTCTTAATTACAATTATGATGAGAAATACCTGATCTCTGCAATCATCCGTCGTGATGGTAGTTCACGTCTTTCTAAAAATATTCGCTGGGGAACATTCCCTTCAGTATCATTAGGTTGGCGCTTTGACAAGGAAAAATTCTTCCCAATCAGTCGCGATATCGTAAATATGTTCAAGGTCCGCGCCAGCTATGGTGTGCTTGGTAATGAGAATATTGGTGAATACCAGTATATGGCTACAATGAATCGTAACAACATGACTTACAGTTTCAACAACACACCTGTTACTGGTTCTGCCATATCTACCTACGTAAATGATAATATCGCATGGGAGAAGAAGAAGACCACCAATATCGGTATTGACCTTGCAATGTTCAACAATCGCGTTGAGTTTACTGCAGAGTGGTACAAAAACCGTTCAGAGGATTTGCTCTACGGAGTTCCAGTTCCTACACAGGCAGGTGTTTCAAATACAAGTGTTACAATGAATGCCGCTTCAATGGACAACAGTGGCTTTGAATTCTCTGTCACCTATCGTAATCATGACAATCCATTGAAGTATGATATCAGTGCCAACTTGAGCACACTGAAGAATAAGGTTACTTCTTTAGGATTCGGTACTAATTCATATATAACAGGTGCTTATGCTACTTATGTAGGTCATGAAGTTGGCCAGTTCTACGGTTGGGTTTACGAAGGTATTGCCCGTACACAAGCAGATTTGGACAATCATGCTACACAGCAGGGTGCCAACATCGGCGATTGTCTATACAAGGATGTAAGTGGTCCGGACGGTAAACCTGATGGTAAAATCGATGCTTACGACCAAGTAGTGCTGGGCAGTGGTCTGCCAAAGATTAACTTCGGTTTGAGTGCGCGTCTTGAATATAAGAACTTCGATTTGTCTATTTCTACTTATGGAGCACTTAACTATCATGTATCAGACGATATTTATAACAGTCTTAATTCATGTTACGGATGGGGAAACAAAGATGTATCCATCCTAAAGGCCAACCAATATTCTAGTGATGGCCAGACATACATCTCAGATGTTCCACGTACTTATGTAACAAACAATGCCTCTTTGGCATGGAACGATATTTTCAGTTCTCGCAAAATTCAGAATGCTGCATATTGGAAGATTGCCAACATTGAACTTGGTTACAACTTACCTGACAAATGGTTCAAAGGGATGATATCCGGTGCGCGTGCATATATCTCGGCACAGAATATTTATACATTTACCGGTTATCACGGTTATAACGTTGACTATGCCGGTGGAACATTCACTCCTGGTTATAACTTCTGTTCTTTCCCGACTCCACATACATATATGTGCGGTGTCCAATTTACATTCTAA
- a CDS encoding RagB/SusD family nutrient uptake outer membrane protein: protein MKLYKISLTLLLGLGTLTSCNDKLELMNPNQQTTGTFGNTADDLQESVVAAYNHIRMEGSYARVGYTIDVCRGDEAWNSSQVWYLPFDDLNESITDEIGSWSWREWYYTVNVCNFVLSRCNSDDTQLSEAMRRIKGQVLFLRGLSYYNLAGYYQNPPLITDYKDYSTLEGLYGANSTFDGVLDQVEKDFQEAITLLPSRDEGGQWAGGRATCGAAAGYYARALMQRHKYSDALAVLKDIIAKKYGTYKLMANYGDNFREGPEYENNAESLFEVQFLDYGSQGTDDEWTPVNTSAYATQGSAIESNFGPGAYGGWADISASPWLYQLFKGERTTAGKLDPRLYWTIGTYESDWEGFEYGNTCYTSKLTAADTVVTNNNNGGLPIAKFTNMRTGLYNKVVTGLHDGINLRMMRYSDVLLRAAECENEVNGPTQQAIDWINQVRERAKLADLKLADFPTADKLFEQIANVERPKEFGCEFGRGFDLLRWGFFYSADRLHQLKEHGTFRRSIHHAKDPVSYSNIANDPELKSSYDSYVQGHEFLPIYQGLLNNNPNLKGNSANDGTDNSVYFSQKGWTIHPVVSLSK, encoded by the coding sequence ATGAAACTATATAAAATTTCACTGACCCTTTTGTTGGGTCTAGGCACGCTTACATCGTGCAATGATAAGCTGGAATTGATGAATCCAAACCAGCAAACAACAGGTACATTTGGCAATACAGCCGATGATTTACAAGAAAGCGTAGTGGCTGCTTATAACCACATTCGTATGGAAGGTTCTTATGCTCGTGTGGGCTACACTATCGATGTATGCCGTGGTGATGAAGCTTGGAACTCTTCACAGGTTTGGTATCTGCCTTTCGACGACCTTAACGAGTCTATTACTGATGAAATAGGTTCATGGTCTTGGCGTGAATGGTATTACACTGTCAATGTATGCAATTTCGTTCTTTCACGTTGCAACAGTGATGATACCCAACTCTCAGAGGCTATGCGCCGCATCAAGGGACAGGTGCTGTTCCTTCGTGGGTTGTCATACTATAACCTTGCCGGATATTATCAGAATCCACCACTTATAACAGACTATAAAGATTACTCTACGCTTGAAGGTCTTTATGGCGCTAATAGCACTTTCGATGGAGTTCTTGATCAGGTAGAAAAAGATTTTCAGGAGGCTATTACTTTACTTCCTTCACGTGATGAAGGCGGACAATGGGCTGGTGGTCGTGCTACATGTGGTGCAGCTGCCGGATATTATGCCCGTGCTCTTATGCAGCGCCATAAGTATAGCGATGCTCTTGCAGTACTTAAGGACATCATCGCCAAGAAATACGGCACATATAAGCTAATGGCAAACTATGGTGATAATTTCCGTGAAGGTCCTGAATATGAGAATAATGCCGAGAGTCTGTTTGAGGTACAGTTCCTTGATTATGGTTCACAGGGCACTGATGATGAGTGGACACCTGTAAACACTAGTGCTTATGCTACACAGGGTTCTGCTATAGAAAGTAACTTCGGCCCCGGTGCTTATGGTGGTTGGGCTGATATATCTGCTTCACCATGGTTGTATCAGCTTTTCAAGGGTGAGCGTACAACAGCCGGTAAACTTGATCCGCGTTTATATTGGACTATTGGTACTTATGAGTCAGATTGGGAAGGTTTTGAATATGGCAATACATGTTATACATCTAAACTCACCGCTGCAGACACAGTAGTAACAAACAATAACAACGGAGGTCTGCCTATCGCTAAGTTTACAAACATGCGTACAGGTCTATATAACAAGGTGGTAACTGGTTTGCATGATGGTATAAATCTGCGTATGATGCGCTACTCAGATGTGTTGCTTCGTGCTGCTGAATGTGAAAATGAAGTAAACGGTCCTACACAGCAGGCTATCGACTGGATTAATCAGGTTCGTGAACGTGCAAAGCTTGCCGACTTAAAACTTGCTGATTTCCCAACAGCCGATAAGTTGTTCGAGCAGATTGCTAATGTTGAACGTCCAAAGGAGTTCGGTTGTGAGTTCGGACGTGGTTTCGACCTCTTGCGCTGGGGCTTCTTCTACAGTGCCGACCGTTTGCATCAGTTAAAAGAACACGGTACTTTCCGCCGTTCTATCCACCATGCAAAAGATCCTGTTAGCTATTCTAATATAGCTAATGATCCAGAACTGAAGAGTTCTTACGATTCATATGTTCAGGGACATGAGTTCCTGCCTATTTATCAAGGTTTGCTTAATAATAATCCTAATCTTAAGGGTAATTCCGCTAATGATGGAACAGATAACTCTGTCTACTTCAGTCAGAAGGGTTGGACAATACATCCGGTGGTAAGTCTAAGCAAATAG